AGGGTAGAGAACAGCGCGGGCAGCAGTTCCTCGCCGGTGAATATACGCAGGTGCAGCAGACCGTCGTTGATTAACGCTTCCGGGCAAAGCTGCTGCCCACCACCGGCCTGACGTCCGTTGCCGATGCCAATCACCAGCGCGTCGCCCTGCCAGTAAAAACCTTCGCCACGAATTTCACAGCGGTCGGCTTTCAGGGTGTCCATGCGCATCAGGCCGTGGATCAGATACGACACGCCGCCGAGCGCGGCTTTCAGCTTTTCCGGCGTTTCGCTGGTGATGCGCGTGCCAAACCCGCCGGTCGCCATGTTGATAAAGCAGGTTTTATCGTTGACCTTGGCGATATCAATTTCTTTCGCGTTTCCCGCGATCGCCAGCTTCAGGGCTTTGCTCAGATCGTCGGGCACGCCGACGCTGGTGGCAAAATCGTTGGCGGTACCGAGTGGCAGAAGGCCCAGCACAGGAATGTGGCTGTGTTGGCAATGGATAATTGCGGTCGCGACTTCATTAATGGTGCCGTCGCCACCGCCCGCGATGACCGTCGCCACGCCTAACTCGCAGGCTTCGTCCAGATAGCGCGCCGCATCGCCTTTCTCCCAGGTCACGCGCACATGGATTTCCACGCCTTCGTCGCGCAACTGCGTGATGGCTTCACGCAACTCCGGGTTTCCGGCTCCTTTGCCATTTAAGATCAACACGCTGGGTGGAAAGTCAGTCATCCGTTTTATCCAAATTATTCAACATGATAAAAAGTGTACCTTATGAACTGGACTTGTGCATGAGACCAGGCTGAATTACGTGGGTAAATCCGCATTCTTTTGCCGGTTAAACACTGCCTGCTGGCGCTGCGCTTAGCAGGCCTACGAAAGAGGGTTTGGGTATGTTGTAGGCCCGGTCAGCGTAGCGCCACCGGGCATTTCGTCTTTAATGCGAGGCTGACCAGCGCGGCGCCTTCAAATCTCCCGCGAACATCCACACCAACTCACACAACAACCCGCGCAACGTTCTTTCCATTTCTGGCAATAACGACTGCTGGCACAGCATCTGCGTCAGCGACTGGCAATAGTCGCACAGCGCCTGTGCATCGGGTTCGAAAAATTGTTGTGTTTCTGGCAGCGTCTCGACGGTAAAACGCGCAATCAGATGCGGCGGAATGGGGTCGTGCAACGTCGGGCCGAGCAATGCCAGACAGGCGCTGAGTCGACCTAACAGCGCCATTTTGTACACGTCGTCGTTGCATTCCATCAGGGTTTCAGCGAAACGGTCACAGCAGTCGGCCAGATCGGTAAAATCCGTTGCAGCGGTAAAAGGGAAGGTCAGTAAATCGCTGTCAGGGGAAAGGAGGGTTGTCATAGGTTGAACTCCACTACGCCAGGTGAAATATTCAAAGACGCTAATGCGCCATTGTGTCGTCGGTGAGTTCATTCAGGAGGCTAATCCAGGCACCTGATTTTGCAGATGCCGGGCGACAATACTTCGGCTAGTGATGGCCGACAAGTGTGTATCCGGAGTTCAGGAATCCGGCTTGTGGTCAGTACAGGCATTATGAAAAGCTCGGCTATGAACCCGTGAATCGTGAAAATTATGCGTGGACCATTACCCGGCCTGATATTTACCTCAATGGGAAAACGGCGGACTGACAAAAAAGCAGAGGGCAAGTTGAAAGATGGCTGCCGAAGCAGAAGCAGTTCATGACGTGTAACATGATGAATGTTCACTCTTTATTACATCTATATATACTGAGTGCGATATTATGATGCTTATATTGATAGCATATGCGTGGGTGGAAAATGTCTCTATTTTTAAGCAGTTTTATTTTTGAGAAGAAAGAATATGACAATGACTTTTATGTCCTGGACCAGGAAATAGAAGCTTACGCGACCAAAATTCCGGGCTTCATAGGGATGGAAAGTTATACCGATGCCGCAAGTGGGCGAATCATTAATAACTATTACTGGCAGAGCCGAACGGCGATGGAAAGTCTGATTACTCATTTTGCTCATGCCAGAGCCAAATCCGAGAGCGATCGTTGGATTGTCGGTTATCAGACAGTGATTGCTGAGATTGAAGGCTCGCATAATATGAACCTTTCCCACCCGCTTGCGAATTATCCGTTGTCCTATCGCCGTGGCGAAGAAGCCTGAACGTTGCCTCCGAAAGTCTGAGGAGCCCGCTCTTGGTGCATAGCAGATCGGTTTACTGAGTTTAAGGTCCGCTGTGAGCGAGGAGCGGACGCTGGCCTTTCATATATGCACGATTTACTCGCTGGCCTGCTCCGACGTATATATCATAGATGCAGGGACTCATTAGCATGATTGGAGATTGCATATGTTGATATATAACGTTTTTGGGCGGCATATTGGCGTTCAACGTAAGAATGAACAGTGGCTGGTATTTCGTGCTGACCTGACGGAGAGAAAGTTTTCTCGACTCTATGACATCGCTGTACCAGACGATATGACAGAAGGCGAGATTGCCGGCTGGCTGGGTGACATTTTCCATGAAGCCGCAACCGAGCGTCATCCAAATGTGGAACGCATCGAATAAGGATTTAATGGATAGCATTACTTTAAGTCCGCTTTTGGCACGAAAAGGACAGGCCTGGGTGCAAGGACTTCGGCTATGTGCGCAAAGAGGGCAATATCAATGCTATGGCTGCTTTTTCCGTAAAAGGAAAACGGCAACTGCCGTCAGAACACCGATAAGTGGCATTGCGCCAGCACCGGCTAAGAAGTTATGGTGATCTATCCGATTATTCCTTCTAATATCAGCCAGGCGGGTAAGTGCGGTTTCTCTGTTATTCGAGCTAACTTCTTCAAATTGTTTTTCATATCCCTGATTCATTAAATGAAAAGCCTCGTCCTCTTCTGATGTTTCCAGCGCAACGATTTTCTTATTTTTTTTATAAAAATGGTAATCAGGCATTTGCTCATCCCTATGGAAGAAGTCAGTAAGGTAATATAGACCCTCAGGCTTTATTTTGTACACAGACACTGAATGTCCCTTCAAGGCCAACCGATTGTTCTTTCAGCTATGTCCGCACCCGGCACAAAGCAGGCATGTCTAGGGCAAAAACTCTGCCTTAGCGAACCCTGCTCAACTTCATTCCCACAAATGAAAATCAATCTGTTGATGTAAAAGTTATTTTTCCATATGTTAATTCGCTCTAGTCAGATCTCAAGAGTTCTTACTTAATAACAAAGGGCCATAACATGAACATCGAGGCGTTTGCTTTTGGCACGACCAACTGGAGTGAAGTTGAAAAAACAGAACATCCAGGGGAAACCGGCATGGCTTACT
This DNA window, taken from Scandinavium goeteborgense, encodes the following:
- a CDS encoding DUF7661 family protein produces the protein MLIYNVFGRHIGVQRKNEQWLVFRADLTERKFSRLYDIAVPDDMTEGEIAGWLGDIFHEAATERHPNVERIE
- a CDS encoding antibiotic biosynthesis monooxygenase family protein, which codes for MSLFLSSFIFEKKEYDNDFYVLDQEIEAYATKIPGFIGMESYTDAASGRIINNYYWQSRTAMESLITHFAHARAKSESDRWIVGYQTVIAEIEGSHNMNLSHPLANYPLSYRRGEEA
- the yegS gene encoding lipid kinase YegS, encoding MTDFPPSVLILNGKGAGNPELREAITQLRDEGVEIHVRVTWEKGDAARYLDEACELGVATVIAGGGDGTINEVATAIIHCQHSHIPVLGLLPLGTANDFATSVGVPDDLSKALKLAIAGNAKEIDIAKVNDKTCFINMATGGFGTRITSETPEKLKAALGGVSYLIHGLMRMDTLKADRCEIRGEGFYWQGDALVIGIGNGRQAGGGQQLCPEALINDGLLHLRIFTGEELLPALFSTLSPPEENPNLIDGVSSWFEITAPHDITFNLDGEPKTGREFRIEILPHALECRLPPNCPLLG